From a single Shewanella donghaensis genomic region:
- a CDS encoding DUF4234 domain-containing protein, with amino-acid sequence MDFKHVFKADSVVKTLVLSVLTFGIYFIYKLYQFSTQINHNTQLKISTTFMGIAIVLFAMALSSLIYAIVNFHDPLILKGSIGIHLISTVFDMVWIFMVRNHINCISGANKGDPLWLNPFITSFFHVIYMQHKINQGLSYSLQAPNQTDDRQTNKEVVT; translated from the coding sequence ATGGATTTTAAACACGTTTTCAAAGCAGATTCAGTCGTTAAAACACTCGTCCTGAGTGTGTTAACTTTTGGGATATATTTTATCTATAAGCTTTATCAGTTTTCAACTCAAATAAATCACAATACCCAACTGAAAATATCGACCACGTTCATGGGGATTGCAATAGTTCTGTTTGCCATGGCATTAAGCAGCCTGATTTACGCCATTGTCAATTTTCACGACCCTCTCATATTAAAAGGCTCCATTGGTATTCATCTGATCTCTACTGTTTTTGATATGGTGTGGATATTTATGGTTAGGAATCACATTAACTGCATTTCAGGCGCTAACAAAGGCGACCCCCTTTGGTTAAATCCATTTATTACTTCATTTTTTCATGTTATTTATATGCAGCATAAAATAAACCAAGGTTTATCATATTCACTACAAGCGCCGAATCAAACGGATGATAGGCAAACTAACAAGGAAGTCGTAACTTGA
- a CDS encoding SMI1/KNR4 family protein, which yields MSTSFIPNTFNIPLTLNTEHFSLCELAPNVTQQDFDAVMSSLKRLKCFFGPSSIWPEDTMTLEENTASLAIHQQEFNAREAFAYSVFNKSNTRCLGSVYIDPSRSQNYDCEVYFWIREDSVDLEDELYNTVKKWLKNIWPFTKFVFPGRSVDWKTWSREINNNQQVQEFYEPI from the coding sequence ATGTCTACTTCATTTATCCCTAATACCTTCAATATCCCACTGACGTTAAACACCGAACATTTTAGCTTATGCGAACTTGCACCCAATGTAACTCAACAAGATTTTGATGCTGTTATGTCAAGCCTAAAACGCTTGAAATGTTTTTTTGGCCCAAGTTCCATTTGGCCTGAAGACACCATGACACTTGAAGAAAATACCGCCAGCTTAGCCATCCACCAGCAAGAATTTAACGCAAGAGAAGCATTTGCATATTCAGTATTTAATAAGTCAAATACTCGATGTCTTGGTTCTGTGTATATCGATCCAAGCCGATCGCAAAATTACGACTGCGAAGTCTATTTTTGGATTAGGGAGGATAGTGTTGATTTGGAAGATGAACTCTATAACACGGTTAAAAAATGGCTCAAAAATATCTGGCCGTTCACCAAATTCGTATTTCCAGGAAGAAGTGTTGATTGGAAAACATGGTCTAGAGAAATAAACAACAATCAACAAGTGCAAGAATTCTATGAGCCAATTTAA
- a CDS encoding FG-GAP repeat protein produces the protein MKYHKRHLNVLALLVTITLALQACGSDDSTSLPTDEIVNPPTSTPPATLPDPVLGEFVAFGPSEVIRIADSEAGFIADIDSGDRFGRDHDNAGDINGDGISDLVVGARSDDDGAIDAGAVYILFMNQDGTVAANQKISMLQGNFLGTLDGGDFFGYGVAGIGDYDGDTIPDIAVSAPAASIPAIYILHLNSDGTVKSMVKNGGVVAQGLSAVGDLNQDGKIDLVAAQPSTVDGGSIQLLFFDANSELIDNDIVTIGSNMGGFGDGLTANDSFGGRESALLGDLDKNGTQELAVGAFESDNGMGAIWILSLDSDTYEVVDKLKIAPGLAGFDETIPLDSNPNGTAGGHFGHALVAAGDLNGDGVADLITGANQYGAGVGYVLYLNSDKSVKSYSRINETEGGFDLSLDSEERFSRSMSLVDTNRDQGTITVNMGGGAGVSGAIYALSFQACDFSIEAENTFWSEGNTLFSNWDHGSQTVTDVLNFEQCSVKAFEYNGANITAKAQDGRCIIKDASAVLSISDEGSQAYSRQCL, from the coding sequence ATGAAATATCATAAGCGCCATTTAAATGTATTGGCACTCCTCGTTACGATAACCTTGGCACTGCAAGCGTGTGGTTCAGATGATAGTACTAGCTTACCAACTGATGAAATCGTCAATCCTCCAACCAGCACCCCACCTGCAACACTCCCAGATCCTGTTTTAGGCGAATTTGTAGCATTTGGCCCAAGTGAAGTTATTCGAATTGCTGATAGTGAAGCTGGTTTTATCGCCGATATAGACAGTGGTGATCGTTTTGGCCGTGATCACGATAATGCCGGTGATATTAATGGTGATGGTATTAGTGATTTAGTGGTGGGTGCCCGCTCTGATGACGATGGCGCGATAGATGCGGGCGCTGTGTATATTCTATTTATGAACCAGGACGGCACCGTAGCGGCAAATCAAAAAATCTCCATGCTACAAGGCAATTTTTTAGGCACCTTAGATGGTGGCGATTTCTTTGGTTATGGCGTTGCTGGCATAGGTGATTACGACGGCGATACTATTCCTGATATCGCTGTATCAGCGCCTGCTGCCAGTATACCTGCTATTTATATTCTACACCTCAATAGCGATGGCACAGTTAAATCCATGGTTAAAAATGGCGGCGTTGTGGCCCAAGGGTTGAGCGCTGTAGGGGATCTCAATCAGGACGGTAAAATCGATTTAGTGGCCGCCCAACCCAGTACTGTTGATGGTGGCAGCATTCAACTGTTATTTTTCGATGCAAATTCTGAGCTCATTGATAATGATATCGTCACCATAGGCAGTAATATGGGGGGCTTTGGTGATGGGTTAACTGCCAATGATAGTTTTGGCGGTCGAGAGTCTGCGTTACTTGGGGATCTTGATAAAAATGGTACTCAAGAGCTCGCAGTCGGTGCATTTGAGTCAGACAATGGTATGGGAGCTATTTGGATTTTGTCGCTTGATAGTGACACTTATGAGGTTGTTGATAAGCTAAAAATTGCCCCAGGTCTAGCAGGTTTTGATGAAACCATTCCCTTAGATTCAAATCCCAATGGCACTGCTGGTGGACATTTTGGCCATGCCTTAGTGGCCGCGGGTGATTTAAATGGTGATGGTGTAGCCGATTTGATCACTGGCGCAAATCAATATGGCGCAGGGGTAGGGTATGTGTTGTATTTAAACTCTGATAAAAGCGTTAAATCTTATAGCCGCATTAATGAAACCGAGGGCGGCTTTGATTTATCTTTAGACTCAGAAGAACGTTTTAGCCGCTCAATGTCATTGGTAGATACTAATAGAGATCAGGGCACTATTACTGTCAACATGGGCGGCGGCGCAGGTGTGTCAGGGGCAATATATGCCTTAAGCTTTCAAGCATGTGATTTTAGCATTGAAGCTGAAAATACATTTTGGAGTGAAGGTAATACACTGTTTTCTAACTGGGACCATGGTAGTCAAACCGTAACCGATGTATTAAATTTTGAGCAATGTAGCGTTAAAGCCTTTGAATATAATGGTGCCAATATAACGGCCAAAGCACAGGATGGCCGCTGCATAATTAAAGATGCTAGCGCAGTATTGAGTATTAGCGACGAAGGCAGTCAAGCTTATAGCCGACAATGCCTATGA
- a CDS encoding HAD-IIA family hydrolase, protein MKNIICDIDGVLLHDNKLIPGSDKFIHRILEQGNPLVILTNYPVQTGKDLQNRLGAAGIKVPETCFYTSAMATADFLKHQTGSKAYVIGEGALTHELYNAGFTITDINPDFVIVGETRSFNWDMIHKASKFIAEGARFIATNPDTHGPAYSPACGALCAPIERITGKKPFYVGKPSSWIIRSALNHIKGHSENTIIIGDNMRTDILAGFQAGLETILVTSGVSQFADIDKEPFRPNHVFKCAGDIDVV, encoded by the coding sequence ATGAAAAATATTATCTGTGATATTGATGGCGTTTTACTGCACGATAACAAGCTAATACCAGGAAGTGATAAATTCATTCATAGAATTCTTGAGCAGGGAAATCCACTGGTAATTCTTACCAATTACCCAGTTCAAACAGGAAAAGATTTACAAAATAGGTTGGGTGCGGCAGGAATTAAGGTACCTGAAACCTGTTTTTACACTTCTGCCATGGCGACAGCTGATTTCTTAAAGCATCAAACCGGCAGTAAAGCTTATGTTATTGGTGAAGGCGCCCTAACCCATGAACTTTATAATGCAGGCTTTACCATTACTGATATAAATCCTGATTTTGTGATTGTGGGAGAAACACGCTCATTTAACTGGGATATGATCCATAAAGCATCGAAGTTTATTGCGGAGGGAGCGCGTTTTATTGCCACCAACCCCGATACCCACGGTCCAGCTTACAGTCCTGCATGTGGCGCTTTATGTGCTCCAATAGAGCGTATTACTGGTAAAAAACCATTTTATGTGGGTAAGCCAAGTTCATGGATTATTCGTTCAGCACTTAATCACATAAAAGGTCACTCAGAGAATACCATAATCATCGGCGACAACATGCGCACTGACATTCTTGCAGGGTTTCAAGCTGGCTTAGAAACTATCCTAGTGACCAGTGGCGTAAGCCAATTTGCAGATATTGATAAAGAACCTTTTAGACCTAATCATGTGTTTAAATGTGCTGGTGACATTGATGTGGTTTAA
- a CDS encoding M28 family metallopeptidase: protein MKKLLPICALTLLSACSPQSSDGTSVQQSQIEKPIMTKVIFDEARFREDIKTLSSDKFEGRAPTTHGEKLTLDYLTSAFEKMGLQGAYKGSFLQPVPMVSYIASEQQSVTLAGLPLQYRQDIVLGTRHDKGGVDISNAPLVFVGYGVNAPEYQWNDYDGIDMAGKIAVILVNDPGFAHPESNKFNGKAMTYYGRWSYKFEEASRQGALGAIIIHDTAPASYPWSVVENSWTGAQQDLVFSKEVQDERIDVEGWMTMESATALFKKSGFELDALMARAADSAIHIDLEQTADIAFTSKAEYADSYNVVATLPGGNAESEHLLFTAHWDHIGMDPTKDGDNIYNGALDNASGTAGIMEIARQFSAQAKQGNGLQRSLTFIATTGEEQGLLGSRYYAANPIYPIDKTVAVFNLDSTNVYGKTQDYTIVGKGQSELETYLIDAAKTQNRTATRERNPASGGFFRSDHFSFAKLGVPAVFAGGGGIPLDDNTAAYKENMKKLMKGCYHSVCDHYREEWDLSGALQDLTVYYQAAEVLANSQDWPGYYAGSEFNSLRPAKTDTSK from the coding sequence ATGAAAAAGCTACTTCCGATATGTGCACTAACCTTATTAAGTGCCTGCAGCCCTCAGAGCTCTGACGGAACAAGTGTTCAACAAAGCCAAATTGAAAAACCAATAATGACTAAAGTCATTTTTGATGAAGCCCGCTTCAGAGAAGATATAAAAACACTTTCATCGGATAAATTTGAAGGTCGAGCACCGACAACTCACGGTGAAAAGTTAACTTTAGACTACCTAACAAGTGCTTTTGAAAAAATGGGCTTACAAGGTGCTTACAAAGGCAGTTTTTTGCAGCCAGTACCTATGGTCAGCTATATCGCCAGTGAGCAGCAGTCAGTGACTTTAGCTGGTTTACCGCTTCAATATCGCCAAGACATTGTATTAGGCACTCGCCATGATAAAGGTGGAGTAGACATTAGCAATGCACCATTAGTGTTCGTCGGTTACGGTGTTAATGCCCCAGAGTATCAATGGAATGACTATGATGGCATAGACATGGCTGGAAAAATTGCCGTCATATTAGTCAATGATCCTGGCTTTGCACATCCTGAGTCAAATAAGTTTAATGGCAAAGCCATGACTTACTATGGCCGCTGGAGTTACAAGTTTGAAGAAGCAAGCCGCCAAGGTGCATTAGGGGCCATCATTATTCATGATACTGCGCCAGCGTCTTATCCTTGGTCCGTGGTAGAAAACAGCTGGACAGGTGCTCAACAAGATCTCGTTTTCAGCAAAGAAGTACAAGATGAACGTATTGATGTTGAAGGCTGGATGACAATGGAAAGTGCGACTGCACTTTTCAAAAAATCTGGATTTGAACTCGATGCTTTAATGGCTCGAGCCGCCGATAGCGCGATACACATTGATCTTGAACAAACAGCTGATATTGCCTTTACCAGCAAAGCTGAATATGCCGATAGCTACAATGTTGTTGCCACATTACCAGGCGGTAATGCTGAAAGTGAACATCTACTTTTCACTGCACATTGGGATCATATAGGCATGGACCCAACAAAAGACGGTGACAATATTTATAACGGCGCACTTGATAATGCATCAGGAACAGCTGGGATAATGGAAATTGCACGACAATTTTCAGCTCAAGCTAAACAAGGTAACGGCTTACAACGTTCACTCACCTTCATCGCTACAACAGGTGAAGAACAAGGCCTTTTAGGTTCTCGCTACTATGCAGCCAATCCAATTTATCCTATCGACAAAACCGTTGCTGTCTTTAATTTAGATAGCACTAACGTATATGGTAAAACTCAAGATTATACCATTGTTGGTAAAGGCCAATCTGAATTAGAAACTTATCTCATTGATGCAGCAAAAACACAAAACCGTACAGCAACCCGTGAACGTAACCCAGCATCGGGTGGATTTTTCCGCTCAGATCATTTCAGCTTCGCAAAACTTGGCGTGCCAGCAGTATTTGCCGGCGGTGGCGGTATTCCTTTAGATGACAATACTGCAGCCTATAAAGAGAATATGAAAAAGCTCATGAAAGGCTGTTATCACAGTGTTTGCGATCACTACCGTGAAGAGTGGGATTTATCTGGCGCATTACAAGATTTAACCGTTTACTATCAAGCTGCAGAAGTACTAGCGAATAGCCAAGACTGGCCCGGCTATTATGCTGGTTCAGAGTTCAATAGCCTTAGACCTGCTAAGACTGACACAAGCAAATAA
- the asnB gene encoding asparagine synthase B: MCSIFSILDIQSDAKELRQVALEMSKLLRHRGPDWSGVYADDKAILAHERLAIVDVDHGAQPLLSEDGNVVLAVNGEIYNHKQLKADLGDKYTYKTNSDCEVILALYQEYGVDFLDKLNGIFAFVLYDKAQDAFLIGRDHMGIIPLYTGRDSSGNYYIASEMKALMPVCKTVEEFKPGHYHYSEDADLTQYYYREWRDYDAVKDNPASKEELRDALEAAVKRQLMSDVPYGVLLSGGLDSSVISAITQTYAKHRIENDSETDAWWPQLHSFAVGLEGAPDLIAAKKVADNIGTIHHEIHFTFQEGLDAIKEVIYHLETYDVTTIRAATPMYLMARKIKAMGIKMVLSGEGADELFGGYLYFHKAPNAQAFHEELVRKLDKLHLFDCLRANKAMAAWGLEARVPFLDKEFMDVAMRINPEAKMSKDGRIEKNILREAFEHALPHEVVWRQKEQFSDGVGYSWIDGLKEIAAEKVDDLQLANAKFRFPYNTPESKEAYYYRCFFEEFFPLQSAAETVPGGKTVACSTPEALLWDESLQGINDPSGRAVKNVHDSAY; this comes from the coding sequence ATGTGTTCAATATTTTCGATTTTAGATATCCAATCAGACGCTAAAGAATTGCGTCAAGTGGCTTTAGAAATGTCTAAGCTATTACGTCACCGCGGCCCAGACTGGTCCGGTGTTTACGCTGATGATAAAGCAATTTTGGCACATGAAAGACTCGCCATTGTCGACGTGGATCATGGCGCACAGCCTTTACTTAGCGAAGATGGCAATGTCGTATTAGCCGTTAACGGCGAAATTTATAACCACAAACAACTTAAAGCTGATTTAGGCGATAAATACACCTATAAAACCAATTCTGATTGTGAAGTGATATTGGCACTTTACCAAGAATATGGTGTCGACTTTTTAGATAAGTTAAACGGTATTTTTGCTTTTGTTCTTTATGATAAAGCTCAAGATGCATTCCTAATTGGCCGTGATCACATGGGTATAATCCCTTTATATACTGGTCGTGATAGCTCAGGTAACTACTATATTGCCTCTGAAATGAAAGCGTTAATGCCAGTTTGTAAAACCGTTGAAGAATTCAAACCTGGTCATTACCATTATTCAGAAGATGCTGACTTAACGCAATACTATTACCGCGAATGGCGTGATTATGATGCAGTAAAGGATAACCCTGCTAGTAAAGAAGAATTGCGTGACGCACTTGAAGCAGCTGTTAAACGTCAATTAATGTCTGATGTGCCATACGGCGTATTATTATCTGGCGGCTTAGATTCATCTGTTATCTCTGCAATCACTCAAACATATGCCAAACACCGCATCGAGAACGACAGTGAAACTGACGCTTGGTGGCCACAACTGCATTCATTTGCTGTCGGTCTTGAAGGCGCACCAGATTTAATCGCGGCTAAAAAAGTGGCTGATAACATTGGTACGATTCATCACGAAATCCACTTTACCTTCCAAGAAGGCTTAGATGCGATTAAAGAAGTGATTTACCACTTAGAAACTTATGATGTGACTACGATTCGTGCTGCAACACCAATGTATTTAATGGCCCGTAAGATTAAAGCCATGGGCATTAAAATGGTACTGTCAGGAGAAGGCGCTGATGAGTTATTTGGTGGTTACTTATATTTCCATAAAGCGCCAAATGCACAAGCATTCCATGAAGAATTAGTCAGAAAATTAGATAAATTACATTTGTTTGATTGTCTTCGAGCCAACAAAGCAATGGCAGCTTGGGGATTAGAAGCACGTGTTCCATTCCTAGACAAAGAGTTCATGGATGTGGCAATGCGCATTAACCCTGAAGCTAAAATGTCAAAAGATGGCCGCATTGAAAAGAACATATTACGCGAAGCTTTTGAACATGCTCTTCCCCATGAAGTAGTATGGCGTCAAAAAGAGCAGTTCAGCGATGGTGTTGGTTATTCATGGATTGATGGACTTAAAGAGATCGCTGCAGAGAAAGTTGATGACTTGCAGCTTGCTAACGCAAAATTTAGATTCCCGTACAACACGCCAGAATCTAAAGAAGCCTATTACTACCGTTGTTTCTTTGAAGAGTTCTTCCCACTTCAAAGCGCCGCAGAAACAGTACCTGGTGGCAAGACAGTTGCTTGTTCAACTCCAGAAGCCTTACTTTGGGATGAAAGCTTACAAGGTATCAACGACCCATCAGGACGTGCGGTTAAAAACGTTCATGATAGTGCCTACTAA
- a CDS encoding GNAT family N-acetyltransferase, which translates to MSSVSIFHLEMLSLEQLNAKSDPKELTIVKAQKQQFEFNKFLYQFVGSAWEWTDKLSWTDVQWQEYSEAADLHLYVGYFQGSPAGYFELQQQSEGNVEIMYFGLGTRFIGLGMGGYLLTQAIEQAWSLVGTKRVSVHTCSLDHPSALKNYTARGFKLYKTELEQ; encoded by the coding sequence ATGTCATCAGTTTCCATTTTTCACCTTGAAATGCTTTCGCTTGAGCAGTTAAATGCTAAATCAGATCCCAAAGAGCTAACAATCGTTAAAGCTCAAAAACAGCAATTTGAATTCAATAAGTTCTTATATCAGTTTGTGGGCAGCGCTTGGGAATGGACAGACAAGTTGTCATGGACAGATGTGCAGTGGCAGGAGTATAGCGAAGCCGCAGATTTACATTTATATGTCGGCTATTTCCAAGGTTCACCAGCAGGTTACTTTGAACTGCAACAGCAATCTGAAGGCAATGTTGAAATCATGTACTTTGGGTTGGGGACAAGGTTTATTGGGCTTGGAATGGGTGGCTACTTACTCACCCAAGCCATTGAACAGGCTTGGTCTTTAGTGGGTACAAAGCGAGTTTCAGTACATACCTGCTCTTTAGATCACCCCAGTGCCTTAAAAAATTATACCGCTCGAGGTTTCAAGCTTTATAAAACTGAACTAGAACAATGA
- a CDS encoding DUF1289 domain-containing protein, protein MSSIEPALLIRNPCVANCCLDETDVCLGCHRTYAEILAWHKMSELEKVTLVDALIVRAIERKRN, encoded by the coding sequence GTGAGTTCAATTGAACCTGCTCTGCTTATTCGAAACCCTTGTGTTGCTAATTGCTGTTTAGATGAAACTGATGTTTGTCTCGGTTGTCATAGGACTTATGCTGAAATTCTTGCTTGGCATAAAATGAGCGAGCTGGAAAAGGTGACCTTAGTTGATGCGTTAATTGTTAGGGCTATCGAAAGAAAGCGTAACTAA
- a CDS encoding VOC family protein → MSQHHKVNYLEIPVKDLTMTKAFFTDAFGWHFKDYGPEYSCFLDVGIDGGFYLAEQSFNVSRGSPLIVLYSQCLETSERKILAAGGKIVKDIFSFPGGKRFHFADINGNEFAVWSE, encoded by the coding sequence ATGTCTCAGCATCATAAAGTTAACTATTTAGAGATACCAGTTAAAGATTTGACGATGACAAAAGCCTTTTTTACTGATGCATTTGGTTGGCACTTTAAAGACTATGGCCCCGAATATAGCTGCTTCTTAGATGTTGGTATTGATGGCGGTTTTTATCTTGCGGAGCAGAGCTTTAATGTGAGTCGCGGTAGCCCACTGATTGTGCTTTATAGCCAATGCTTAGAAACCAGTGAGCGAAAAATTTTAGCCGCTGGTGGCAAGATAGTTAAGGATATCTTTAGCTTCCCCGGTGGCAAACGTTTTCATTTTGCTGATATTAATGGCAATGAGTTTGCTGTGTGGTCTGAATAG
- a CDS encoding DUF445 domain-containing protein: MNKSLIVNVIAAILVAVGHFFDLTVVFTIGLFALSGAITNWLAVHMLFEKVPGLYGSGVIPSRFEEFKAGIKHLMMEQFFTQENIDRLLTENASSAIDLSPVIDKVDLEPSFDALITTVEQSSFGGMLAMFGGTEALIPLKEPFIEKMKLSLTELTQSEAFNQILIDELEQPSVMADLQEKVANIVEQRLNELTPEMVKDIIQDMIRKHLGWLVVWGGVFGGLIGAIAALIQA, encoded by the coding sequence TTGAACAAGAGTTTAATAGTGAATGTCATTGCAGCTATATTAGTTGCAGTAGGGCATTTTTTTGATTTAACAGTGGTCTTTACTATTGGTTTATTTGCATTATCAGGCGCAATAACAAATTGGCTTGCTGTGCATATGTTATTTGAAAAAGTACCCGGTTTATATGGGTCTGGTGTGATCCCATCTCGCTTCGAAGAATTTAAAGCTGGGATTAAGCATTTAATGATGGAGCAATTTTTTACTCAAGAAAATATAGATCGATTACTGACAGAAAACGCCAGTTCAGCAATCGACTTAAGCCCAGTTATTGATAAGGTGGATCTGGAACCGTCATTTGATGCCTTGATTACTACCGTTGAGCAATCTTCATTTGGTGGCATGCTAGCGATGTTTGGTGGTACGGAGGCATTAATCCCTTTAAAAGAGCCATTCATTGAAAAAATGAAGTTATCACTTACAGAACTGACTCAAAGTGAGGCGTTTAACCAAATTCTCATCGATGAGTTAGAGCAGCCAAGTGTGATGGCTGATTTGCAAGAAAAAGTCGCTAATATTGTTGAGCAACGTTTAAATGAGTTAACACCTGAAATGGTTAAAGATATTATCCAGGATATGATCAGAAAGCACTTAGGCTGGCTAGTGGTTTGGGGCGGAGTATTTGGTGGTTTAATCGGTGCTATAGCGGCGTTAATCCAAGCTTAA
- a CDS encoding GNAT family N-acetyltransferase, which produces MQIRLASELDLDVLVNLFDDYRQSLGFKSEPKKCRNFVKTRLVENDSMILIALEDSEALGFVQLYPSYSSLLLKSVWYFDDVFVEDKFRGKGIATELINKAKALALGTEVLLVKRTKVVNNEADQTLTNMTETEGMYFYHSDL; this is translated from the coding sequence ATGCAAATACGACTCGCTTCAGAACTCGATCTTGATGTTTTGGTCAATCTCTTCGATGACTACAGACAAAGCTTAGGCTTTAAATCTGAACCTAAAAAGTGTCGCAATTTTGTCAAAACACGATTAGTCGAAAATGATTCAATGATTCTTATCGCTTTGGAAGATAGTGAAGCGTTGGGCTTTGTTCAGCTTTACCCATCTTATTCTTCTTTATTACTTAAATCGGTTTGGTATTTTGATGATGTCTTTGTTGAAGATAAATTTCGAGGTAAAGGGATTGCAACGGAACTGATTAACAAAGCCAAGGCTCTAGCGCTAGGCACTGAAGTATTATTGGTTAAGCGAACTAAAGTGGTCAACAATGAAGCCGATCAAACGTTAACTAATATGACAGAGACAGAAGGGATGTATTTTTACCATTCAGACCTTTAG